The following are from one region of the Rosistilla carotiformis genome:
- a CDS encoding protein-glutamate methylesterase/protein-glutamine glutaminase encodes MSTTLRKILIVDDSPVYRRFVVQTLEGLQGHTVVGQAADGVTALQAIATLRPDVVTLDVEMPGLNGLEVLKQIKKLAPHTEVIMLSSLTLQSASLTIQAIESGAFDFVLKPQGMDLESNRRKLRDALFQRFQAISQNVKRHAFPAPSQPLASRPGPSSSPASLGGRANGHRDAPRREFGTPQVIVIGISTGGPQALRSVVSQLPRDFSVPIAIVQHMPPLFTRSLAEELDRISPLQVFEAASGDSLQAGQIAIAPGGFHLTLQRMAAGITLRVNDNPPERSCRPSVNILFRSAAAQFGNRAIGVVMTGMGDDGTEGARELRTQGARILAQDAQSCVVYGMPCAVAEAGLVDEVVGLNDVASKLTALTRRPALVGRS; translated from the coding sequence GTGTCCACAACGCTACGAAAAATTTTGATTGTCGACGATTCGCCGGTGTACCGCCGATTTGTCGTACAGACCCTGGAAGGTCTGCAAGGACATACGGTGGTTGGTCAAGCAGCCGACGGCGTTACGGCGCTACAGGCGATTGCGACCCTGCGCCCCGATGTGGTGACGCTGGATGTCGAGATGCCCGGCTTGAACGGCCTGGAGGTGCTCAAGCAGATCAAGAAATTGGCTCCCCATACCGAAGTGATCATGCTCAGCTCGCTGACGCTACAGTCGGCGAGCCTAACGATCCAGGCGATCGAATCGGGGGCCTTCGATTTTGTTTTGAAACCGCAAGGGATGGATTTGGAATCCAATCGCAGAAAGCTTCGCGATGCGTTGTTCCAACGGTTTCAAGCGATCTCGCAAAACGTAAAACGCCACGCGTTTCCCGCCCCGTCCCAACCGCTGGCTTCGCGGCCGGGACCCTCGTCGTCGCCAGCGTCACTTGGCGGCCGAGCCAACGGGCACCGCGACGCCCCACGGCGAGAATTTGGGACGCCGCAAGTGATCGTGATTGGAATTTCGACAGGCGGTCCTCAGGCCCTGCGGTCGGTCGTCTCCCAATTGCCTCGCGACTTCTCGGTTCCGATCGCGATCGTGCAACATATGCCGCCATTGTTTACACGATCGTTGGCCGAAGAACTGGACCGGATCTCCCCGTTGCAGGTTTTCGAAGCAGCCTCGGGCGATAGTTTGCAGGCAGGACAGATTGCCATCGCGCCAGGCGGATTTCATTTAACGCTGCAACGCATGGCTGCGGGTATCACTCTGCGGGTGAACGATAATCCGCCCGAGCGCAGCTGTCGCCCATCGGTCAACATCCTATTTCGATCCGCCGCCGCACAATTCGGCAACCGGGCGATCGGGGTGGTGATGACGGGCATGGGAGACGATGGCACCGAAGGCGCCCGGGAACTGCGAACGCAAGGGGCTCGAATCTTGGCCCAAGACGCCCAGTCGTGTGTCGTTTACGGCATGCCGTGCGCCGTCGCGGAAGCGGGACTCGTAGACGAAGTCGTTGGATTAAATGATGTCGCATCCAAACTGACTGCACTCACCAGACGTCCGGCATTGGTAGGCAGATCATGA
- a CDS encoding CheR family methyltransferase, with amino-acid sequence MKTLEASSDIIGIVDVIEQLCGIQVDDRKLYLLEHRFGELMREASFSNYAELARRAREDRELQQQIVERITTRETLFFRDGSPFQALQHKLLPEIIDARSTTRNPKRLRLWSAACSSGQEPYSLAITLRELLPDVDRWDIQILASDISSTAIAQAKQGAYSEHEISRGLSPAQLNRYFRKEGSLWRVNDNLRSMIRFEERNFLQPFTSVGMFDVVFCRNLAIYFSDTNRKDLFHRIANQMVDDGLLFIGAQEYHADMSQRYTMEQHCRATVYRPKKHFL; translated from the coding sequence ATGAAGACGCTCGAAGCAAGCAGTGACATCATCGGCATCGTCGATGTGATCGAACAATTATGCGGCATTCAGGTCGACGATCGTAAGCTATATTTGCTGGAACATCGATTTGGAGAATTGATGCGTGAGGCCTCGTTCTCCAATTATGCAGAACTCGCCCGTCGCGCACGCGAGGACCGCGAGTTACAACAACAGATTGTTGAACGGATTACGACGCGGGAAACACTGTTTTTTCGTGATGGCAGTCCGTTCCAAGCCCTACAACACAAACTACTACCCGAAATAATCGACGCACGATCGACGACCCGGAATCCTAAACGTTTGCGTTTGTGGTCGGCTGCCTGCAGCAGTGGACAAGAACCGTACAGTTTAGCGATTACGCTCCGAGAGCTACTGCCCGACGTGGATCGCTGGGATATCCAGATTCTGGCCAGCGATATTTCCTCGACTGCGATCGCACAAGCCAAGCAAGGCGCATATTCCGAACATGAAATCTCACGTGGACTCTCGCCGGCGCAATTGAACCGCTACTTTCGCAAAGAGGGCAGTCTTTGGCGAGTCAACGATAATTTAAGATCGATGATTCGATTTGAAGAACGCAATTTTTTGCAACCGTTTACCTCCGTTGGCATGTTCGATGTCGTATTTTGTCGTAATTTAGCAATCTATTTTTCAGACACCAATCGCAAAGACCTGTTTCATCGGATCGCCAACCAAATGGTTGACGACGGCCTGCTGTTTATCGGTGCCCAGGAATACCATGCCGACATGAGTCAACGTTACACGATGGAACAACACTGCCGCGCGACCGTGTACCGTCCTAAAAAACATTTCCTATAA
- a CDS encoding c-type cytochrome, producing the protein MRHLFLLSVLVFLCAAETSVVQISAAESAPRPFVSGFERFAVHEEIDDELAGGLLISELSCAACHATSNPLWSPKGGPRLDAVGSRLQHDFLTRYLNDPAATKPGTTMPNVLSALDATQRPAAIDALVAYLGSLKQTFPEIKGTGANPVPYRFWEHGDAENGRRLYHRIGCVACHEPDADYETAEVKASPLDAMLEQLDPEELEDLGLSGAARRVASVPHGDVASKYTPLSLTHFLLDPEKVRPSGRMPNLKLLVVEAADIAAYLLSDSSSDSSSEAIAAAPRESDVTSTRIDEGRKLFVSLGCANCHRAGDIKPSLAARPLAALASSAGQGCLAAEDPQTPRFGIDELQTHAITSALSAAGNGASTSDAVSLQAHFLQMNCYGCHQRDELGGVGRYRKNYFETVGHVDLGDEGRLPPPLSNVGRKLNGTWLTKVLQGSNADLRPHMQIRMPKFPGGVAKSMVPLLTKVDGASSKLTDRSADQVFGETKGKELIEAGRQLMDAGCVQCHQFDGDSLPGIVGIDLNQVSQRLQPQWFHDFLLNPGSLKKQTRMPTFFPDGVSSNPAILDGDAERQIAAIWAYLANVPKHGLPEKIREARAQDYELVPVERPVVLRTFMQQAGQHAIAVGFPEGLHYAFDAEKVRLAVAWRGRFLDAQGTWFIRSAPPADPLGDALVTMPEGPLFANLKDLKLPWPDFDESASAVRFDGYRLDSQGVPVMLYRWNGIGIEDRIVAEGPRQLKRTVRMTRDAESQSMDTLWLRANTGKTLTKTEDGGFVNDQAVTVLVSETLRDGTRLRSWKEHQEYLVPVAASTQELELWYRW; encoded by the coding sequence ATGCGTCACTTGTTCCTCCTTTCGGTCTTGGTATTTCTCTGCGCTGCGGAGACCTCCGTTGTTCAAATTTCGGCTGCCGAATCGGCGCCGCGACCGTTTGTGTCGGGCTTTGAACGCTTCGCGGTCCACGAAGAGATCGACGACGAATTGGCGGGTGGATTGTTGATCAGCGAATTGAGTTGTGCGGCTTGCCATGCAACAAGCAATCCGCTGTGGTCTCCGAAAGGTGGTCCGCGCTTGGACGCTGTCGGTTCGCGGTTACAACACGACTTTCTAACCCGCTACCTGAATGATCCGGCCGCCACAAAGCCAGGGACGACGATGCCGAACGTTTTGTCAGCGCTCGACGCAACCCAGCGTCCCGCGGCGATCGACGCCTTGGTTGCCTATTTAGGGTCGCTGAAGCAGACGTTTCCGGAAATCAAAGGTACGGGGGCGAATCCGGTTCCGTATCGCTTTTGGGAGCACGGCGACGCGGAGAATGGTCGACGTCTGTATCACAGAATAGGTTGTGTCGCCTGTCACGAACCCGACGCCGATTATGAAACCGCCGAGGTGAAAGCGTCGCCGTTGGATGCGATGCTGGAACAATTGGACCCGGAAGAATTGGAGGATCTCGGGTTGTCGGGAGCCGCGCGGCGGGTCGCCTCGGTTCCTCACGGCGATGTGGCATCAAAGTACACGCCGCTCTCGTTGACCCACTTTCTGTTGGACCCCGAAAAAGTTCGCCCTTCAGGGCGGATGCCAAATCTGAAGTTGTTGGTTGTGGAAGCCGCCGATATCGCGGCCTATCTGTTGTCCGATTCGTCGTCCGATTCGTCGTCCGAAGCCATCGCGGCAGCGCCGCGCGAGTCCGACGTTACGTCAACGCGGATCGATGAAGGACGCAAGCTGTTCGTTTCGCTGGGCTGTGCGAATTGTCATCGCGCGGGCGACATCAAGCCAAGCCTAGCGGCGCGGCCGCTGGCAGCGCTCGCCAGTTCAGCGGGACAGGGTTGCTTGGCGGCAGAGGATCCCCAAACGCCCCGATTCGGAATCGACGAACTTCAAACACACGCCATCACGTCAGCGCTTTCGGCTGCCGGCAATGGAGCCTCCACATCCGACGCGGTCAGCTTGCAAGCCCATTTCCTGCAAATGAATTGTTACGGCTGTCATCAGCGCGATGAATTGGGAGGTGTGGGCCGCTATCGCAAGAATTATTTCGAGACCGTCGGGCATGTCGATCTTGGCGACGAAGGGCGGTTACCGCCGCCGCTGTCCAACGTCGGCCGCAAATTAAATGGGACCTGGCTAACCAAGGTGTTACAGGGAAGCAATGCCGACCTGCGTCCGCACATGCAAATCCGGATGCCTAAGTTTCCTGGCGGTGTGGCGAAATCGATGGTTCCGTTGTTGACAAAAGTCGACGGCGCGTCGTCAAAACTCACCGACCGTTCGGCGGATCAAGTTTTCGGCGAGACAAAAGGAAAAGAACTTATCGAGGCGGGACGTCAGTTAATGGATGCCGGTTGCGTGCAGTGCCACCAGTTTGATGGCGACAGCCTGCCGGGGATTGTCGGCATCGACCTGAACCAGGTGTCGCAGCGTCTCCAGCCGCAGTGGTTTCACGATTTCCTTTTAAACCCCGGAAGTCTTAAGAAACAGACGCGAATGCCGACGTTTTTCCCCGATGGGGTCAGCAGCAATCCGGCGATTTTGGACGGCGATGCCGAGCGGCAAATCGCGGCGATTTGGGCGTATTTGGCCAATGTTCCCAAGCATGGGCTGCCTGAAAAGATCCGAGAAGCCCGCGCTCAAGATTACGAACTGGTACCTGTTGAACGGCCGGTCGTGCTGCGAACGTTCATGCAGCAAGCGGGGCAACACGCGATTGCCGTCGGCTTTCCCGAAGGCCTGCATTACGCATTTGACGCTGAAAAAGTCAGGCTCGCAGTCGCTTGGCGGGGCCGATTCCTGGATGCCCAGGGAACGTGGTTTATCCGCTCCGCTCCCCCCGCGGATCCGTTGGGGGATGCGCTCGTGACGATGCCCGAAGGGCCCTTGTTCGCGAATTTGAAGGATCTGAAGCTGCCGTGGCCCGATTTCGACGAGTCCGCTTCGGCGGTGCGTTTCGACGGCTATCGGTTAGATTCGCAAGGAGTCCCTGTGATGCTGTACCGTTGGAACGGGATCGGCATCGAGGATCGGATCGTGGCAGAGGGGCCGCGACAATTGAAACGGACGGTTCGGATGACGCGAGACGCTGAATCCCAATCGATGGACACGCTGTGGTTGAGGGCAAATACAGGGAAAACGTTGACAAAAACCGAGGATGGCGGTTTCGTGAACGACCAAGCGGTGACCGTTTTGGTCAGCGAAACACTGCGAGACGGGACTCGGTTGCGATCCTGGAAAGAGCATCAGGAATATCTGGTTCCCGTCGCGGCCTCGACGCAGGAGTTGGAACTCTGGTACCGTTGGTAA
- a CDS encoding NHL repeat-containing protein yields MQIPQMSSVHDCLPFFQPAPGNRVGRSCRRTFLGRIAGLASIAMHLPLAGCIVPAGTSGEVDLVWGRRGLSDGRFQKPRAIAIDPDDQLYIVDTTGRIQVFNADGQFLRGWKTPDATNGRPTGLEVDAASGRLLVADTHYFQLLSYSLDGTLIESETLGGTQGTGAGEFSFITDAVRDTSGNYYTGEYSDVDRIQKFSAEGKFLMQWGSTGAHPGQFVRPQSLAIDRQDRLWVADSCNHRIQVFDARGTEARLVRVWGEFGHQPGQLYYPYGITLGENEDCLYVCEYGNDRIQKFDLHGRSLQVWGRPGHAAGELFQPWGVVRDSRGRLHVLDSNNHRVQRVWL; encoded by the coding sequence ATGCAAATTCCACAAATGTCCAGCGTTCACGATTGCCTGCCGTTTTTCCAGCCTGCGCCAGGGAACCGTGTCGGACGCTCCTGCCGCCGAACGTTTTTGGGACGCATCGCGGGATTGGCGTCGATTGCGATGCACCTCCCGCTGGCGGGCTGCATCGTTCCCGCGGGGACCAGTGGCGAAGTCGACCTCGTTTGGGGGCGTCGCGGGCTGTCCGATGGTCGATTTCAGAAGCCCCGAGCGATCGCAATCGATCCCGATGATCAGTTGTACATCGTCGACACGACGGGACGAATTCAGGTCTTCAACGCTGACGGTCAGTTTCTGCGAGGCTGGAAAACTCCCGACGCAACGAATGGGCGGCCGACGGGGTTGGAGGTCGACGCCGCGTCGGGGCGATTGTTGGTCGCTGACACGCACTACTTTCAATTGCTTTCCTATTCGCTCGATGGCACGTTGATCGAATCGGAGACCCTCGGGGGAACGCAGGGGACGGGGGCTGGCGAATTTTCCTTTATCACCGATGCGGTCCGCGATACCTCTGGCAATTATTACACCGGAGAATACAGCGACGTCGATCGGATTCAGAAGTTTTCTGCCGAGGGAAAGTTCTTGATGCAGTGGGGTTCAACGGGTGCCCATCCGGGCCAATTTGTCCGTCCCCAAAGTCTGGCGATCGATCGTCAAGACAGGCTGTGGGTTGCCGATTCGTGCAACCACCGGATTCAAGTGTTTGATGCGCGCGGAACCGAAGCGCGGCTGGTGCGGGTGTGGGGCGAATTTGGACACCAGCCCGGACAACTGTACTACCCCTACGGAATTACGTTGGGCGAAAACGAGGACTGCCTGTACGTCTGCGAATACGGCAACGATCGAATTCAAAAGTTTGATCTGCATGGGCGGTCGTTACAGGTCTGGGGCCGGCCGGGGCACGCCGCGGGAGAACTGTTCCAGCCCTGGGGAGTCGTCCGCGATTCACGTGGTCGTCTGCATGTGCTCGATTCCAACAACCATCGCGTCCAACGCGTCTGGCTGTAG